A part of Nocardioides sp. WS12 genomic DNA contains:
- a CDS encoding alpha/beta hydrolase, producing the protein MSARPTVVLVAGLRGPVATHWQTWLGHRLDDRGEPNVTVPLLGREHIDLDERVAALDAVVRSVAGPVVLVAHSAGVITTVHWARRNAAAARRVVGALLATPPDLVSPLGAEYPSLDLLGEQGWTPVPVRLLPFPSIVAVSTTDDLADPQRVLALALAWGSEVEVLGPVGHLNPACGFGPWPRGEELLARLVEQAMELGSYGAVEVAS; encoded by the coding sequence ATGAGCGCGCGACCGACCGTCGTTCTCGTCGCCGGCCTGCGCGGCCCGGTGGCGACCCACTGGCAGACCTGGCTCGGGCACCGGCTCGATGACCGTGGCGAGCCGAACGTGACCGTTCCGCTCCTCGGTCGCGAGCACATCGACCTCGACGAGCGGGTCGCAGCGCTGGACGCCGTGGTGCGCTCGGTCGCCGGTCCCGTCGTCCTCGTCGCGCACAGCGCCGGCGTGATCACCACCGTGCACTGGGCGCGCCGCAACGCGGCGGCCGCCCGGCGCGTGGTCGGTGCGCTGCTCGCGACGCCGCCGGACCTGGTGTCGCCGTTGGGCGCGGAGTACCCGTCGCTCGATCTGCTCGGCGAGCAGGGCTGGACGCCCGTCCCGGTCCGCCTGCTGCCCTTCCCGAGCATCGTTGCGGTCAGTACGACCGACGACCTCGCTGATCCACAGCGGGTGCTCGCGCTGGCGCTGGCCTGGGGGAGTGAGGTCGAGGTGCTCGGCCCCGTCGGTCACCTCAACCCGGCCTGCGGCTTCGGCCCATGGCCGCGCGGTGAGGAACTGCTCGCGCGGCTCGTCGAGCAGGCCATGGAGCTGGGCTCGTACGGCGCAGTGGAGGTGGCGTCGTGA
- a CDS encoding universal stress protein produces MNRLQHPGSIVVAADGSKHADRAVVWAAEQAHLERRSLVVVTVDGHNHRVNQDAVRLASDTAPGIDVVGLTAAGDPRSVLVELSHDAHLLVLGSRGRGAVQSMLLGSVSATVSRLSWCPVIVCRPQAEGHRGRGVLVGADGTPESRAVIEFAFAQAAMRDMVLTVVHCIWDVVAAVSGDRNVSLEGVDLGTGDDPHRLLAESIAGFGEKYPDVPVSIRVTHGLVDDVLSGRTAAWDLVVVGRHPVDTVTRLVTGSIATAVVERADTVVGVVPEPRGGQLP; encoded by the coding sequence ATGAACCGTCTCCAGCACCCCGGCAGCATCGTCGTCGCCGCCGATGGCTCCAAGCATGCAGACAGAGCCGTCGTCTGGGCGGCCGAGCAGGCCCACCTCGAACGGAGGAGCCTGGTGGTCGTGACCGTCGACGGGCACAACCACAGGGTCAATCAGGACGCCGTGCGACTGGCCTCCGACACAGCACCCGGCATCGACGTCGTGGGGCTGACCGCAGCCGGCGACCCCCGCTCGGTCCTGGTCGAGCTGTCCCACGACGCCCACCTCCTCGTCCTGGGGTCGCGCGGCCGCGGCGCCGTTCAGAGCATGCTGCTCGGCTCGGTCAGCGCCACCGTCAGCCGGCTGTCCTGGTGCCCGGTGATCGTGTGCCGACCGCAGGCGGAAGGTCACCGTGGACGCGGTGTGCTGGTCGGCGCCGACGGCACCCCCGAATCCCGGGCTGTCATCGAGTTCGCCTTCGCCCAGGCCGCCATGCGCGACATGGTGTTGACGGTCGTCCACTGCATCTGGGACGTGGTCGCAGCCGTGTCCGGCGACCGGAACGTCTCCCTGGAAGGGGTCGACCTCGGCACCGGCGACGACCCGCACCGCCTGCTGGCGGAATCGATCGCAGGCTTCGGCGAGAAGTACCCCGACGTCCCCGTCTCAATTCGCGTCACGCATGGACTGGTCGACGACGTCCTCAGTGGGCGCACCGCTGCGTGGGACCTGGTCGTCGTCGGACGGCACCCGGTCGACACCGTGACGCGTCTCGTGACGGGATCGATCGCGACCGCCGTGGTCGAGCGAGCCGACACCGTCGTCGGTGTGGTCCCGGAGCCCCGGGGCGGACAGCTCCCGTGA
- the cydB gene encoding cytochrome d ubiquinol oxidase subunit II, which yields MELTTVWFILIAVLWIGYFTLEGFDFGVGMLMPILARNDTERRVMINTIGPVWDGNEVWLLVAGGATFAAFPEWYATLFSGFYLPLLLILIALIVRGLAFEYRAKRDDDRWRARWDLAIIIGSFVPSLLWGVAFANILRGVPIDADLEYVGGFFNLLNPYALLGGLTMLGLFVTHGALFIALKTDGEIRHRARRLAVPSVAVTAVLALVFLGWTQQQTGTVSSAVAYAAAAVGLVGAGLFAHAGREGWAFTSTFLAIALAVGGLFLALFPDVMPTTMSGGTSLTTTNAAATSYTLGIMTVVAVIFTPVVLAYQGWTYWVFRKRIAVHHIPTAAPAPAPSGR from the coding sequence ATGGAACTCACCACCGTCTGGTTCATCCTCATCGCCGTCCTGTGGATCGGCTACTTCACCCTGGAGGGCTTCGACTTCGGCGTCGGCATGCTGATGCCGATCCTCGCGCGCAACGACACCGAACGACGAGTCATGATCAACACCATCGGCCCCGTCTGGGACGGCAACGAGGTCTGGCTCCTGGTCGCTGGCGGCGCCACCTTCGCGGCCTTCCCGGAGTGGTACGCCACGTTGTTCAGCGGGTTCTACCTGCCGCTGCTGCTGATCCTGATCGCGTTGATCGTCCGCGGGCTCGCCTTCGAGTACCGCGCGAAGCGGGACGACGATCGCTGGCGCGCGCGCTGGGACCTGGCCATCATCATCGGCTCCTTCGTGCCGTCCCTGCTGTGGGGCGTGGCGTTCGCGAACATCCTGCGCGGCGTCCCGATCGACGCCGACCTCGAGTACGTCGGCGGGTTCTTCAACCTGCTGAACCCCTATGCCCTGCTGGGCGGTCTGACCATGCTCGGGTTGTTCGTCACGCACGGCGCCCTGTTCATCGCTCTCAAGACCGACGGCGAGATCCGGCACCGCGCACGGCGCCTCGCCGTGCCGAGCGTGGCCGTGACGGCTGTGCTCGCCCTGGTCTTCCTGGGCTGGACCCAGCAGCAGACCGGCACCGTCAGTTCCGCCGTCGCTTACGCAGCGGCCGCGGTCGGCCTGGTCGGCGCGGGCCTCTTCGCTCACGCCGGCCGGGAGGGTTGGGCATTCACCAGCACCTTCCTCGCCATCGCGCTGGCGGTGGGCGGCCTGTTCCTGGCCCTGTTCCCGGACGTGATGCCCACGACCATGTCCGGCGGCACGAGCCTGACGACGACCAACGCCGCCGCGACGTCGTACACGCTCGGGATCATGACGGTGGTGGCCGTCATCTTCACGCCCGTCGTGCTGGCCTACCAGGGCTGGACCTATTGGGTCTTCCGCAAGCGGATCGCCGTGCACCACATCCCGACGGCCGCACCGGCCCCTGCGCCCTCTGGCCGATGA
- the cydD gene encoding thiol reductant ABC exporter subunit CydD, with product MKPSDPRVRRFLAPARSSLAGVVSAGVVGGALVIAQAWVVTGLIIAVLHDDPLTGWAIAVAAVLTLRGLNGAVSDICAARAASVVGTVLRHRLVRAALARPGGSTDEPASGEVAVLATRGVAAAEPYLTRYVPALVVAAVLPPLTVVALATQDLLSALIVVCTLPLVPVFGALVGLATRDRAEEQWRAMASLSGHFLDVVRGLPTLVAHRRAHAQSTRIAEVTDRYRRASLRTLRIAFASSAVLELVATLSVALVAVTVGVRLASGSLDLHTALVVLLLTPEAFWPLRRVGAEFHAAAEGATTFAAAHDLLDAAADPAVDQAAPTGAPLLLDHVTVTFPGRTTPAVHEISALIPARGVTALTGPSGCGKSTLLAAIAGLLPVTDGVVASGGRTVGGPAWQAQIAWLPQQPRFVTGSVADNLRLVRSDASDADLWAALREVALEVRVHELPSGLETPLGEDGTSLSAGERARLALARVVLADRPWVLLDEPTAHLDDLTEQVIADTIVALGRRSSVLVVAHRPRLVDLADHEIRLPAPQPSVALAAAPPAAVATPVVAPAPVQLEAPASGDERRAFAGATVLGALASASGVALTATAGWLIVQASSRPAVLTLLVAIVGVRTFGLARPVLRYVERLRGHDAALRLLARRRVEVYDALVPLVPAILGPRRGDLLSSIVDDVDSVVDRQLRVRMPLVQFVLVAGLTTTVAALFHPVSGLVVAALALLTGAAHLLARNGARRAERELVGLRAVLSREVVEAVQIADEILMWQRTVDVADRIAGTSARMGSVSSTAAGWLTSARVLVLVSSGAATAAIAAATAADTAAGRLSGPVMALLVLLPLALVDVALPCTDAGVLAARTASADARLRALEHTPPAVADIPGRAIPIGDVVTVRDVSSRWRLQGPMTAPVSFDLAPGDRVAVVGPSGSGKSTLAAVLMRFLDPVTGEARLGGALMTYVAPDVVRRQVGLVDDHPHVFATTLLENVRLARPTATDREVEAVLRRARLGPWLDTLPEGVHTWLGDGHAAVSGGERARIGIARSLLADQPVLVLDEPTAHLDQATASALAREVLTGDRSRSVLWITHGGPGLDLVDRTIALAPAVPPGAKSPMSSGATARVVPSRTATGWSHEDHDQSTHRRRRDGRFGRRTPRRSVGR from the coding sequence ATGAAGCCGTCCGACCCGCGGGTGCGCCGTTTCCTTGCACCGGCCCGCAGCAGCCTGGCGGGCGTGGTGTCCGCCGGCGTCGTGGGCGGCGCACTGGTCATCGCCCAGGCATGGGTGGTCACCGGCCTGATCATCGCGGTGCTCCACGACGACCCGCTGACGGGGTGGGCGATCGCCGTGGCGGCCGTCCTCACACTGCGGGGACTCAACGGTGCGGTGAGCGACATCTGCGCCGCCCGGGCCGCGTCCGTGGTCGGCACCGTGCTCCGCCACCGACTGGTCCGGGCCGCGCTCGCCCGTCCCGGCGGGAGCACCGACGAACCGGCCAGCGGCGAGGTGGCCGTCCTGGCGACACGCGGCGTCGCTGCGGCGGAGCCCTACCTCACGCGGTACGTTCCTGCCCTCGTCGTTGCGGCCGTGCTGCCGCCCCTGACGGTGGTGGCCCTGGCCACCCAGGACCTGCTGAGTGCCCTGATCGTCGTGTGCACCCTGCCGCTCGTTCCGGTGTTCGGCGCGCTCGTCGGCCTCGCCACGCGGGACCGTGCCGAGGAGCAGTGGCGCGCGATGGCCTCCTTGTCCGGCCACTTCCTCGACGTCGTCCGCGGCCTGCCGACGCTCGTCGCTCACCGCCGGGCACACGCCCAGTCGACCCGGATCGCCGAGGTGACTGATCGCTACCGTCGGGCGTCCCTACGGACCCTCCGGATCGCGTTCGCCTCCTCAGCCGTTCTCGAACTGGTTGCCACGCTGTCCGTCGCCCTGGTGGCGGTGACCGTCGGCGTTCGTCTCGCGTCCGGCTCCCTCGACCTGCACACCGCCCTCGTCGTCCTGCTCCTGACCCCGGAGGCGTTCTGGCCGTTGCGCCGCGTCGGTGCCGAGTTCCATGCGGCGGCCGAAGGTGCGACCACCTTTGCCGCGGCCCATGACCTGCTCGATGCGGCCGCCGATCCGGCTGTGGACCAAGCGGCACCTACCGGCGCGCCGCTCCTGCTGGACCACGTCACCGTCACCTTCCCGGGCCGCACGACGCCGGCGGTCCACGAGATCAGCGCCCTCATTCCCGCGCGGGGCGTGACCGCCCTGACCGGCCCTTCGGGCTGCGGGAAGTCAACCTTGCTGGCCGCGATCGCCGGCCTGCTCCCGGTCACCGACGGAGTCGTCGCGTCGGGGGGCCGGACCGTCGGCGGACCGGCGTGGCAGGCCCAGATCGCCTGGCTTCCCCAGCAGCCGCGCTTCGTCACCGGGAGCGTCGCCGACAACCTCAGACTGGTGCGATCGGACGCGTCCGACGCGGACCTGTGGGCGGCCCTGCGGGAGGTCGCCCTCGAGGTCCGTGTGCATGAACTCCCCTCCGGCCTCGAGACTCCACTGGGCGAGGACGGCACCAGCCTGTCGGCCGGCGAGCGCGCACGACTGGCCCTTGCGCGCGTGGTGCTGGCCGACCGGCCGTGGGTACTGCTGGACGAGCCGACCGCGCACCTCGACGACCTGACCGAACAGGTCATCGCCGACACGATCGTCGCCCTGGGCCGACGGAGCAGCGTGCTGGTCGTGGCCCACCGGCCCCGTCTGGTCGACCTCGCCGACCACGAGATCCGTCTCCCGGCGCCCCAGCCGTCGGTTGCTCTCGCGGCGGCTCCGCCTGCCGCGGTGGCGACACCAGTGGTCGCCCCGGCTCCGGTCCAGCTCGAAGCGCCGGCGAGTGGCGACGAGCGACGGGCGTTCGCCGGTGCCACGGTGCTCGGCGCCCTCGCCTCCGCTTCGGGTGTGGCACTGACCGCCACCGCCGGTTGGCTCATCGTGCAGGCATCGAGCCGACCCGCCGTCCTGACCCTGCTCGTCGCGATCGTCGGCGTTCGTACGTTCGGTCTGGCCCGCCCCGTCCTCCGGTACGTCGAGCGGTTGCGCGGGCACGACGCCGCGCTGCGGTTGTTGGCACGTCGCCGGGTCGAGGTGTACGACGCCCTCGTGCCCCTCGTTCCGGCCATCCTCGGGCCGCGGCGTGGTGACCTGCTCAGCTCCATCGTCGACGACGTCGACAGCGTGGTGGACCGCCAGCTGCGGGTACGGATGCCGTTGGTGCAGTTCGTCCTCGTCGCCGGACTCACGACCACGGTCGCCGCGCTCTTCCACCCCGTGAGCGGTCTGGTCGTGGCGGCCTTGGCACTTCTCACCGGAGCCGCCCACCTGCTGGCCCGGAACGGGGCCCGACGGGCCGAACGCGAGCTCGTGGGCCTGCGCGCCGTGCTGTCACGGGAGGTCGTCGAGGCGGTCCAGATTGCCGACGAGATCCTGATGTGGCAGCGCACGGTGGACGTCGCCGACCGGATCGCGGGGACCAGCGCCCGGATGGGTTCGGTGTCGTCGACCGCGGCCGGCTGGTTGACCTCCGCGCGCGTCCTGGTCCTGGTGAGCTCGGGTGCCGCCACCGCTGCCATCGCGGCTGCGACCGCCGCCGACACCGCCGCGGGCCGCCTCTCCGGCCCGGTCATGGCGCTGCTCGTGCTGCTCCCACTCGCGCTGGTCGACGTCGCGCTCCCCTGCACCGACGCGGGCGTCCTCGCTGCCCGCACCGCCTCGGCCGATGCGCGCCTGAGGGCCCTCGAGCACACGCCCCCAGCGGTGGCCGACATCCCGGGGCGGGCCATCCCGATCGGCGACGTCGTGACCGTGCGCGACGTCAGCTCCCGATGGCGGCTGCAGGGCCCGATGACGGCCCCGGTCTCCTTCGACCTGGCCCCGGGCGACCGGGTTGCGGTCGTCGGCCCGTCCGGGTCAGGCAAGAGCACGCTGGCCGCGGTCCTGATGCGGTTCCTCGATCCCGTGACCGGAGAGGCGCGGCTCGGCGGTGCCCTGATGACCTACGTCGCCCCTGACGTCGTACGACGACAGGTCGGTCTGGTCGACGACCACCCCCACGTGTTCGCGACAACCCTGCTCGAGAACGTCCGGCTGGCCCGGCCAACGGCGACGGACCGGGAGGTCGAGGCGGTCCTTCGGCGGGCTCGTCTCGGCCCCTGGCTGGACACCTTGCCCGAGGGCGTCCACACCTGGCTGGGCGACGGCCACGCGGCCGTCTCCGGTGGGGAGCGCGCCCGGATCGGGATCGCCCGGTCCCTGTTGGCCGACCAACCCGTCCTGGTCCTCGACGAACCGACCGCCCACCTGGACCAGGCAACGGCCTCTGCGCTGGCGCGCGAGGTCCTCACGGGTGACCGGTCCAGGTCGGTGCTGTGGATCACCCACGGCGGCCCGGGCCTGGACCTTGTCGACCGCACCATCGCGCTGGCCCCGGCGGTCCCTCCGGGGGCCAAAAGTCCTATGAGTTCAGGGGCCACGGCCCGTGTCGTTCCGAGCCGCACAGCCACAGGCTGGTCTCATGAAGACCACGATCAATCCACACACCGTCGTCGTCGCGACGGACGGTTCGGACGACGCACACCGCGCCGTTCAGTGGGCCGCTGA
- a CDS encoding flavodoxin family protein produces the protein MNTGADRSALVVYESMFDNTARVAEAIARGLERAGFEAHAVPVTSLAATGPINVDLLVAGAPTHAFTLSRAQSRQDAVHQGAPASRATIGLRDWIVSATPERFGTDRLVIFDTRVARVRRLPLAAGVTAARLLRRHGFRMLRKPVAFLVDRTRGPLAEGELARAERWGQMMGAACRDDLAAAPA, from the coding sequence GTGAACACCGGAGCGGACCGCAGTGCCCTGGTGGTCTACGAGTCGATGTTCGACAACACCGCACGCGTCGCCGAGGCGATCGCCCGCGGTCTGGAGCGTGCCGGTTTCGAGGCCCATGCGGTTCCCGTCACCTCGCTCGCGGCCACCGGTCCGATCAACGTCGACCTCCTGGTGGCCGGAGCGCCCACCCACGCCTTCACCCTGAGCCGCGCGCAGAGCCGGCAGGACGCTGTCCACCAGGGCGCACCGGCATCCAGGGCCACGATCGGGCTCCGTGACTGGATCGTGAGCGCGACCCCCGAGCGGTTCGGAACCGATCGACTGGTCATCTTCGACACCCGGGTTGCCCGGGTACGCCGCCTGCCCCTCGCCGCTGGCGTCACGGCCGCACGACTGCTGCGACGACACGGGTTCCGCATGTTGCGCAAGCCCGTCGCCTTCCTGGTCGACCGGACCCGCGGCCCGTTGGCCGAGGGCGAACTGGCCCGCGCCGAGCGCTGGGGTCAGATGATGGGCGCCGCCTGCCGCGACGACCTCGCGGCCGCACCGGCCTGA
- a CDS encoding universal stress protein: MKTTINPHTVVVATDGSDDAHRAVQWAAEQAYLERRPLTVVTAVGTAGVPAITWAGVGAGYAYQPHEMAEHGQAIADEAVAIAHHLRPALQVETRVLHGDPRQALVDISGHAHLMVIGSRGRGAFRSKVLGSVSAAVSRDADCPVIVCRPPRHEAELGVLVGADGTAESVPIIEFAFLQASLRDLPLTVVHCVWDEIAAVHGVAPAAPGESGLEEQRLLLAESVAGMSAKFPEVTVHLRLAHGLAEDCLTTRSGDWNLIVVGRHPVDTLFQLFTGSIATAVVERAHTTVVVVPQSEPALER, encoded by the coding sequence ATGAAGACCACGATCAATCCACACACCGTCGTCGTCGCGACGGACGGTTCGGACGACGCACACCGCGCCGTTCAGTGGGCCGCTGAACAGGCCTACCTCGAGCGGCGGCCGTTGACCGTCGTCACGGCAGTGGGCACGGCCGGAGTCCCCGCGATCACCTGGGCCGGCGTGGGCGCGGGGTACGCCTACCAACCCCACGAGATGGCCGAGCACGGTCAGGCCATTGCCGACGAGGCGGTGGCGATCGCGCACCACCTCCGGCCGGCGCTCCAGGTCGAGACCAGGGTGCTCCACGGTGACCCGCGCCAGGCGCTCGTCGACATCTCCGGCCACGCCCATCTGATGGTCATCGGTTCGCGCGGCCGAGGGGCGTTCCGTAGCAAGGTCTTGGGCTCGGTCAGCGCTGCGGTCAGCCGGGACGCCGATTGTCCGGTGATCGTGTGTCGCCCCCCGCGCCACGAAGCTGAGCTCGGTGTCCTCGTGGGTGCCGACGGGACGGCGGAATCGGTGCCCATCATCGAGTTCGCGTTCCTCCAGGCCTCCCTGCGCGACCTGCCGCTGACGGTGGTGCACTGCGTCTGGGACGAGATCGCGGCGGTCCACGGCGTCGCACCGGCGGCACCCGGCGAGTCCGGGCTCGAAGAGCAGCGCCTGCTCCTCGCCGAGAGCGTTGCGGGCATGTCCGCCAAGTTCCCGGAGGTGACCGTCCACCTCCGCCTCGCGCACGGCCTCGCCGAGGACTGCCTGACGACTCGAAGCGGCGACTGGAACCTGATCGTGGTCGGCCGACACCCCGTCGACACGCTCTTCCAGCTGTTCACCGGCTCGATCGCGACTGCCGTCGTCGAACGAGCCCACACCACCGTGGTCGTCGTACCCCAGTCCGAACCCGCACTCGAGCGTTGA
- a CDS encoding phosphoketolase family protein, whose product MTNLSEKQVFDLDAWWRAANYLSVGQIYLLDNALLRRPLEPTDIKPRLLGHWGTTPGLNLVWAHLNRIIRERDVNAIVLAGPGHGGPAAVANAWLEGTYSEVYPRVSHDEEGMRRLFHQFSFPGGIPSHVAPETPGSIHEGGELGYVLSHAYGAVLDNPDLVAVAVVGDGEFETGPLAASWHSTKFVDPVQDGAVLPVLHLNGYKIANPSVVARIPRTELHDLLRGYGHEVLTVEGDDPADVHRQMAAAMDTAHDRIREIQRAAREHGDVVRRPWPMILMVTPKGWTGPGIVDGKQVEGTWRAHQVPLAGTREDAGHRAILEDWMRSYRPEELFDAEGRPVAHLRALAPQGARRTSANPHANGGLLRRPLELPHFSTSAVAVSAPGASIHEPTRVLGQYVAEIMRRNVDNFRVVGPDETASNRLDAVYDVTDKVFQGEILDSDEHLAHSGRVMEILSEHTCQGWLEGYLLTGRHGLFSCYEAFIHIVDSMLNQHAKWLTTTRGIGWRPPISSLNYLLTSHVWRQDHNGFSHQDPGFIDHVVNKKAEVVRVYLPPDTNTLLATMQHCFASSHYVNVVVAGKQPSFDWLDAEQAERHCARGVGIWDWVSSGGEPDVVLACAGDVPTLEALAAASLLREHLPDLAVRFVNVVDLMRLQDEREHPHGLSDPAFDELFTVDRPVVFAHHGYPTLIHRLTYRRTNHENIHVRGYLEEGTTTTPFDMVMMNDLDRYHLVMDVIDRVPGLAERAADVRASMVETRRRARAWTREHGEDIPEVREWVWR is encoded by the coding sequence ATGACGAACCTGAGCGAGAAGCAGGTGTTCGACCTCGACGCCTGGTGGCGCGCGGCCAACTATCTGAGCGTCGGACAGATCTACCTGCTCGACAACGCCCTGCTCCGTCGCCCGCTGGAGCCGACGGACATCAAGCCACGCCTGCTCGGGCACTGGGGGACGACACCTGGGCTCAACCTGGTCTGGGCCCACCTGAACCGGATCATTCGCGAACGCGACGTCAACGCGATCGTCCTCGCCGGCCCGGGTCACGGTGGTCCGGCCGCCGTCGCAAACGCGTGGCTGGAGGGCACCTACTCCGAGGTGTACCCGCGGGTGAGCCACGACGAGGAGGGCATGCGCCGTCTCTTCCACCAGTTCTCGTTCCCGGGAGGCATTCCCAGCCATGTGGCTCCGGAGACGCCCGGATCGATCCACGAGGGTGGCGAACTCGGCTACGTGCTCTCGCATGCGTACGGTGCCGTCCTCGACAACCCCGACCTGGTGGCGGTGGCGGTGGTCGGCGACGGAGAGTTCGAGACCGGGCCGCTCGCGGCGTCGTGGCACAGCACCAAGTTCGTGGACCCGGTGCAGGACGGCGCCGTCCTGCCGGTGCTGCACCTGAACGGCTACAAGATCGCCAATCCCTCCGTGGTGGCGCGGATTCCGCGCACCGAGCTGCACGACCTGCTGCGTGGCTACGGGCACGAGGTGCTGACGGTCGAGGGTGACGACCCGGCCGACGTCCACCGTCAGATGGCCGCAGCCATGGACACCGCGCATGACCGGATCCGCGAGATCCAGCGTGCGGCCCGCGAGCACGGTGACGTCGTACGACGACCGTGGCCGATGATCCTGATGGTGACGCCGAAGGGGTGGACCGGCCCGGGCATCGTGGACGGCAAACAGGTCGAGGGCACGTGGCGTGCCCACCAGGTGCCGCTCGCCGGCACTCGCGAGGACGCCGGACACCGCGCGATCCTCGAGGACTGGATGCGTTCCTACCGCCCCGAGGAACTCTTCGACGCCGAGGGACGGCCGGTCGCGCATCTCCGGGCGCTCGCGCCCCAGGGGGCCCGACGTACCAGCGCGAACCCGCATGCCAACGGCGGCCTGCTGCGCCGGCCGCTGGAACTGCCGCACTTCTCGACCTCCGCGGTCGCCGTCAGTGCTCCGGGGGCGTCGATCCACGAGCCCACCCGCGTGCTGGGCCAGTACGTCGCGGAGATCATGCGCCGCAACGTCGACAACTTCCGGGTCGTCGGCCCCGACGAGACGGCGTCCAACCGGCTCGACGCGGTGTACGACGTGACCGACAAGGTCTTCCAGGGTGAGATCCTCGATTCCGACGAGCACCTTGCGCACAGCGGTCGCGTGATGGAGATCCTCTCCGAACACACCTGTCAGGGCTGGCTCGAGGGCTACCTCCTGACCGGGCGACACGGGTTGTTCAGCTGCTACGAGGCGTTCATCCACATCGTCGACTCGATGCTCAACCAGCACGCCAAGTGGCTCACGACGACCCGCGGGATCGGGTGGCGTCCGCCGATCTCGTCGCTGAACTACCTGCTCACCTCCCACGTGTGGCGACAGGACCACAACGGTTTCTCGCACCAGGACCCCGGCTTCATCGACCACGTGGTCAACAAGAAGGCCGAAGTGGTGCGGGTGTACCTGCCGCCGGACACGAACACCCTGCTCGCCACGATGCAGCACTGCTTCGCGAGCAGCCACTACGTCAACGTGGTCGTGGCCGGCAAACAGCCTTCCTTCGACTGGCTGGATGCCGAGCAGGCGGAGCGGCACTGCGCCCGCGGGGTCGGGATCTGGGACTGGGTGTCCTCCGGCGGTGAGCCGGATGTCGTGCTCGCGTGTGCCGGCGACGTACCGACTCTCGAAGCGTTGGCGGCAGCATCGTTGCTGCGTGAGCACCTGCCCGACCTTGCGGTCCGCTTCGTCAATGTCGTGGACCTGATGCGACTCCAGGACGAGCGCGAACACCCCCACGGCTTGTCTGATCCGGCCTTCGACGAACTCTTCACGGTCGACCGTCCGGTCGTGTTCGCGCACCACGGGTACCCGACGCTGATCCACCGGCTGACCTATCGCCGTACCAACCACGAGAACATCCACGTCCGCGGATACCTTGAGGAGGGCACCACCACCACGCCGTTCGACATGGTGATGATGAACGACCTCGATCGCTATCACCTGGTGATGGATGTGATCGATCGGGTTCCCGGACTGGCGGAGCGGGCGGCGGACGTGCGTGCGTCGATGGTGGAGACCCGGAGGCGGGCCCGAGCATGGACCCGCGAGCACGGGGAGGACATTCCCGAGGTCCGGGAATGGGTCTGGCGCTAG
- a CDS encoding putative sulfate exporter family transporter, producing MTAVVVPAPEAEAGSPSRPRGSADLSAVLALGLGLAGAFVGHALVPSVGVLTWAVGLGVVAANTGLLPASSTACLGWTTRRLLRVGVVLLGFSISLASVVALGVPVVALTAGTLVATLLFTIWLARRMGVGHSRSLVLGAGFAICGASAIAAMERTADADDEDVTAAIAMVTLWGTVAMIALPALQAPLGLSDRDFGIWAGASVQEVGQVVAAASPAGAAALAVAVVVKLTRVLLLAPVVAAVSAGRRFRPDAPSPVGGVRRPPLVPLFVIGFVACAVLRTLGLVPEMMLGPIAQIQIGALGAALFGMGASVRLGSLVRGSGPLMLTSALATLFVLGVSLVGVAV from the coding sequence GTGACCGCCGTCGTCGTACCCGCCCCGGAAGCCGAGGCGGGCAGCCCGTCGCGCCCGCGTGGCTCTGCAGATCTGTCCGCAGTGCTCGCCCTCGGTCTGGGGCTGGCCGGTGCTTTCGTGGGCCACGCCCTGGTCCCGAGCGTCGGCGTGCTGACCTGGGCGGTCGGGCTCGGCGTGGTGGCCGCGAACACCGGCCTGCTGCCGGCATCGAGCACCGCGTGCCTGGGCTGGACCACCCGCCGCTTGTTGCGTGTCGGGGTGGTGCTGCTCGGGTTCTCGATCTCGCTGGCTTCGGTGGTCGCGCTCGGCGTCCCCGTGGTCGCGCTGACGGCCGGGACGCTGGTCGCCACCCTGCTCTTCACCATCTGGCTCGCCCGCCGGATGGGCGTCGGGCACTCACGAAGCCTGGTGCTGGGCGCCGGGTTCGCGATCTGCGGCGCGTCCGCGATCGCCGCGATGGAGCGGACCGCGGATGCCGACGACGAGGACGTCACGGCCGCCATCGCGATGGTCACCCTGTGGGGCACCGTCGCGATGATCGCGCTGCCAGCGCTGCAGGCTCCCCTCGGCCTCTCGGATCGTGACTTCGGGATCTGGGCGGGCGCCAGCGTCCAGGAAGTCGGTCAGGTCGTCGCTGCAGCGAGCCCCGCCGGCGCCGCGGCACTGGCCGTGGCCGTCGTCGTGAAGTTGACGCGGGTGCTCCTGCTGGCGCCGGTCGTGGCCGCGGTCAGCGCCGGTCGCCGGTTCCGTCCGGACGCACCGTCTCCCGTTGGCGGAGTACGACGACCGCCCCTCGTGCCGCTGTTCGTCATCGGCTTCGTGGCCTGTGCGGTGCTGCGCACCCTCGGCCTGGTGCCGGAAATGATGCTGGGACCGATCGCCCAGATCCAGATCGGTGCGCTCGGTGCCGCGCTGTTCGGCATGGGCGCGAGCGTCCGGCTCGGCTCGCTCGTCCGGGGCAGTGGGCCGTTGATGCTGACCAGTGCCCTGGCGACCCTGTTCGTGCTCGGTGTCTCGCTGGTCGGCGTCGCTGTCTGA